From Streptomyces zhihengii, the proteins below share one genomic window:
- a CDS encoding NUDIX hydrolase has product MTRAGEETYEAYGRSGPARGEVVVTTEGVPEWLDPVVRAAAAVQPHQLSRFLPPADGGGRQSAVLVLFGEGARGPELLLMERAGTLRSHAGQPSFPGGALDPEDGDPATTGPLRAALREAWEETGLDPSGVQTFGVLPKLYIPVSGFVVTPVLGWWRTPSPVSVVDPAETARVFTVPVADLTDPANRATAVHPSGHAGPAFLVESALVWGFTAGVIDRLLHFAGWERPWDRTREVPLDWRA; this is encoded by the coding sequence ATGACACGCGCAGGAGAAGAGACGTACGAGGCGTACGGACGGTCCGGCCCGGCCCGCGGCGAGGTGGTCGTGACCACCGAAGGCGTGCCCGAATGGCTCGACCCGGTGGTCCGTGCCGCCGCTGCCGTCCAGCCGCACCAGCTCAGCCGCTTCCTGCCGCCGGCCGACGGAGGAGGCCGGCAGTCGGCCGTCCTCGTCCTGTTCGGCGAGGGGGCCCGCGGGCCCGAACTGCTGCTGATGGAGCGCGCCGGCACCCTGCGCTCCCACGCGGGCCAGCCCTCCTTCCCCGGCGGAGCGCTGGACCCCGAGGACGGCGACCCGGCCACCACGGGCCCGCTGCGGGCCGCCCTGCGCGAGGCGTGGGAGGAGACCGGCCTGGACCCGTCCGGCGTCCAGACGTTCGGCGTGCTGCCCAAGCTCTACATCCCGGTGAGCGGATTCGTCGTGACGCCCGTACTGGGATGGTGGCGGACACCCAGCCCGGTCTCGGTGGTCGATCCCGCGGAGACCGCCCGGGTCTTCACCGTGCCCGTGGCCGATCTCACCGACCCGGCCAACCGTGCGACGGCCGTCCACCCGAGCGGCCACGCCGGGCCCGCGTTCCTGGTCGAATCGGCACTGGTCTGGGGGTTCACCGCCGGGGTCATCGACCGGCTGCTGCACTTCGCCGGCTGGGAGCGCCCATGGGACCGCACCCGGGAGGTCCCGCTCGACTGGCGCGCATGA
- a CDS encoding WhiB family transcriptional regulator, with amino-acid sequence MGWVTDWSAQAACRTTDPDELFVQGAAQNRAKAVCTGCPVRTECLADALDNRVEFGVWGGMTERERRALLRRRPTVTSWRRLLETARTEYERSAGILPVGLDDDETYEAYAAVG; translated from the coding sequence ATGGGCTGGGTTACCGACTGGAGTGCGCAGGCAGCCTGCCGCACGACGGATCCGGATGAACTGTTCGTACAAGGGGCAGCGCAGAACAGGGCCAAGGCGGTGTGCACCGGATGCCCGGTGCGGACCGAATGCCTGGCCGACGCGCTCGACAACCGCGTCGAGTTCGGCGTGTGGGGCGGAATGACCGAGCGGGAGCGGCGCGCACTGCTGCGCAGGCGGCCCACGGTCACGTCCTGGCGCAGACTGCTCGAAACAGCACGCACGGAATACGAGCGCAGCGCCGGCATCCTGCCGGTGGGCCTCGACGACGACGAGACGTACGAGGCGTACGCGGCGGTCGGCTGA
- a CDS encoding ArsA family ATPase has protein sequence MSRLQVVSGKGGTGKTTVAAALALALATEGKRTLLVEVEGRQGIAQLFETEALPYEERKIAVASGGGEVFALAIDAERALLDYLQMFYKLGSAGRALKKLGAIDFATTIAPGVRDVLLTGKACEAVRRRDRQGRYVYDYVVMDAPPTGRITRFLNVNDEVAGLARIGPIHNQAQAVMRVLKSPQTAVHLVTLLEEMPVQETADGVAELREADLPVGNVIVNMVRPHLLDEDAVRDASDGRRPEITDTLARAGITSPGELVTPLLEQAAEHAQRVELEREQRRVLTAMELGAYELPMLSEGVELAGLYRLARELRKQGAGS, from the coding sequence GTGAGCAGGCTCCAGGTCGTCAGCGGCAAGGGCGGTACCGGTAAGACCACGGTCGCCGCCGCCCTCGCGCTCGCCCTCGCCACCGAGGGGAAACGCACCCTTCTGGTCGAGGTGGAGGGCAGGCAGGGCATCGCCCAGCTCTTCGAGACGGAAGCCCTTCCGTACGAGGAGCGCAAGATCGCCGTCGCCTCGGGCGGCGGCGAGGTCTTCGCGCTGGCCATCGACGCCGAGCGCGCGCTCCTGGACTACCTCCAGATGTTCTACAAGCTCGGCTCCGCGGGCCGGGCGCTCAAGAAGCTCGGCGCGATCGACTTCGCGACCACCATCGCCCCGGGCGTGCGGGACGTGCTGCTCACGGGCAAGGCGTGCGAGGCCGTCCGCCGCCGGGACAGACAGGGGCGGTACGTCTACGACTACGTGGTCATGGACGCACCGCCCACCGGGCGCATCACGCGCTTCCTGAACGTGAACGACGAGGTCGCCGGCCTGGCCAGGATCGGGCCGATACACAACCAGGCCCAGGCCGTGATGCGGGTGCTCAAGTCCCCGCAGACGGCGGTGCATCTGGTCACCCTGCTCGAGGAGATGCCCGTCCAGGAGACCGCGGACGGCGTCGCCGAGCTGCGCGAGGCGGACCTCCCGGTGGGCAACGTCATCGTGAACATGGTGCGCCCCCACCTCCTCGACGAGGACGCGGTGCGCGACGCGTCCGACGGCCGGCGCCCCGAGATCACCGACACCCTCGCCCGGGCCGGGATCACCTCCCCCGGGGAGCTCGTCACCCCGCTCCTGGAGCAGGCCGCCGAACACGCCCAGCGCGTCGAGCTGGAGCGGGAGCAGCGCCGGGTCCTCACCGCGATGGAGCTCGGCGCGTACGAACTGCCCATGCTCAGCGAGGGAGTCGAGTTGGCGGGGCTGTACCGACTGGCCAGGGAACTGCGCAAGCAAGGGGCCGGATCATGA
- the nth gene encoding endonuclease III, whose protein sequence is MSGKQNSAVGERSSPSPGKKGKSVKTESRLAMVRRARRINRELAEVFPYAHPELDFENPYQLLIATVLSAQTTDLRVNQTTPALFAKYPAPEDLAAAVPEEVEELIRPTGFFRAKTKSIMGLSKAIRDDFGGEVPGTLKELVTLPGVGRKTAFVVLGNAFGVPGITVDTHFMRLVRRWKWTEQDDPVKIEAEIATIFPKSEWTMLSHRVIFHGRRICHARKPACGACPITHLCPSYGEGETDPEKARKLLKYEMGGQPGQRLKPPPDYPGKPAPAAGTAG, encoded by the coding sequence GTGTCCGGAAAGCAGAATTCCGCTGTGGGCGAACGCTCCTCGCCCAGTCCGGGCAAAAAGGGGAAATCGGTCAAAACGGAATCGCGTCTGGCGATGGTCCGGCGTGCCCGCAGGATCAACCGCGAGCTCGCCGAGGTCTTCCCGTACGCCCACCCCGAACTGGACTTCGAGAATCCGTACCAGCTCCTGATCGCCACCGTCCTGTCGGCCCAGACCACCGATCTGCGGGTCAACCAGACCACCCCGGCGCTCTTCGCGAAGTACCCGGCTCCCGAGGACCTGGCCGCCGCGGTCCCGGAGGAGGTCGAGGAGCTCATCCGCCCGACGGGCTTCTTCCGCGCCAAGACCAAGTCGATCATGGGCCTCTCCAAGGCGATCAGGGACGACTTCGGCGGCGAGGTGCCCGGCACGCTGAAGGAGCTGGTCACCCTGCCCGGCGTGGGCCGCAAGACGGCCTTCGTCGTCCTCGGCAACGCCTTCGGCGTCCCCGGCATCACGGTGGACACCCACTTCATGCGGCTGGTGCGCCGCTGGAAGTGGACCGAGCAGGACGACCCGGTGAAGATCGAGGCCGAGATCGCCACGATCTTCCCCAAGTCCGAGTGGACGATGCTCTCGCACCGGGTGATCTTCCACGGCCGCCGCATCTGCCACGCCCGCAAGCCCGCCTGCGGCGCCTGCCCGATCACCCACCTCTGCCCGTCGTACGGCGAGGGCGAGACGGATCCGGAGAAGGCGAGGAAGCTCCTCAAGTACGAGATGGGCGGCCAGCCGGGGCAGCGGCTCAAGCCGCCCCCGGACTATCCGGGCAAGCCGGCCCCCGCCGCGGGGACGGCCGGGTGA
- a CDS encoding MBL fold metallo-hydrolase — protein MTDAAALPGQPRGGVLSGPATARAVNVLAPNPSAMTLDGTNTWIVSEPGSALAVVVDPGPLDEAHLRAVIDTVEAAGKRVALTLLTHGHPDHAEGAARFAELTRTSVRALDPALRLGDEGLAEGDVVTTGGLEMRVVATPGHTADSLSFHLPADRAVLTGDTILGRGTTMVAHPEGRLGDYLDSLRRLRSLTVDDGVHTVLPGHGPVLEDAQGAVEFYLAHRAHRLAQVETAVEGGCATAPEVVARVYADVDRSLWPAAELSVRAQLAYLREHGLIGVSDTG, from the coding sequence ATGACGGACGCCGCAGCGCTGCCGGGACAGCCGCGGGGAGGCGTGCTCTCCGGGCCCGCCACCGCCCGCGCGGTCAACGTCCTGGCGCCCAACCCGTCCGCGATGACGCTGGACGGCACCAACACCTGGATCGTCTCCGAGCCCGGCTCCGCCCTGGCCGTGGTCGTCGACCCGGGCCCGCTGGACGAGGCCCACCTCCGGGCCGTGATCGACACGGTCGAGGCCGCGGGCAAGCGCGTCGCGCTGACCCTGCTCACCCACGGCCACCCGGACCACGCCGAGGGGGCGGCACGCTTCGCCGAGCTGACGCGGACGTCCGTCAGGGCGCTCGATCCCGCGCTGCGGCTCGGCGACGAGGGCCTCGCCGAGGGTGACGTCGTCACGACCGGCGGTCTGGAGATGCGGGTCGTCGCCACCCCCGGGCACACCGCCGACTCGCTCAGCTTCCATCTGCCCGCCGATCGCGCCGTGCTGACCGGCGACACGATCCTCGGCCGGGGCACCACGATGGTCGCCCACCCGGAGGGCCGGCTCGGGGACTACCTGGACTCCCTGCGGCGGCTGCGCTCGCTCACCGTCGACGACGGCGTCCACACCGTGCTGCCGGGCCACGGGCCCGTGCTGGAGGACGCGCAGGGCGCCGTCGAGTTCTACCTCGCCCACCGCGCCCACCGGCTCGCCCAGGTCGAGACGGCGGTCGAGGGCGGATGCGCCACCGCCCCGGAGGTCGTCGCGCGCGTCTACGCGGACGTCGACAGGTCCCTGTGGCCGGCGGCCGAGCTGTCGGTGCGCGCGCAGCTCGCGTATCTGCGCGAGCACGGTCTGATCGGCGTGAGCGACACCGGCTGA
- a CDS encoding ArsA family ATPase, with amino-acid sequence MMLDSAARLDVDPLIDDPDTRIIVCCGAGGVGKTTTAAALGVRAAERGRKVVVLTIDPARRLAQSMGIDSLDNTPRRVTGIESRGGTQKAGPGELHAMMLDMKRTFDEIVEAHADAERARAILDNPFYQSLSAGFAGTQEYMAMEKLGQLRARDEWDLIVVDTPPSRSALDFLDAPGRLGSFLDGTFIKLLMAPAKVGGRAGMKFLNVGMSMMTGTLGKLLGGQFLRDVQTFVAAMDTMFGGFRTRADATYRLLQAPGTAFVVVAAPERDALREAAYFVERLAAEDMPLAGLVLNRVHGSGAARLSAERALAAAENLDEGRIVDQGAGETGSRDRTAVSPESPAEGHLPEEASEFTPEGTGSPESSGVPAVKQTAQQLTAGLLRLHAERMQVLSREQRTRDRFTALHPEVAVTEVPALAGDVHDLAGLRAIGDSLASPASPETL; translated from the coding sequence ATGATGCTCGACAGCGCGGCCCGGCTCGACGTCGATCCGCTGATCGACGACCCGGACACCCGCATCATCGTGTGCTGCGGCGCGGGCGGTGTCGGCAAGACGACCACCGCGGCCGCGCTGGGCGTGCGGGCCGCCGAGCGGGGCCGCAAGGTCGTGGTGCTGACGATCGACCCGGCGCGCAGGCTGGCGCAGTCCATGGGCATCGACTCCCTCGACAACACCCCCCGCAGGGTCACCGGCATCGAGAGCCGGGGCGGGACGCAGAAGGCGGGCCCCGGCGAACTGCACGCGATGATGCTCGACATGAAGCGCACCTTCGACGAGATCGTCGAGGCGCACGCGGACGCCGAACGGGCCCGCGCGATCCTGGACAACCCCTTCTACCAGTCCCTGTCCGCCGGTTTCGCCGGCACGCAGGAGTACATGGCGATGGAGAAGCTGGGGCAGCTCCGCGCGCGGGACGAGTGGGACCTGATCGTCGTGGACACCCCGCCGTCGCGTTCCGCGCTCGACTTCCTGGACGCGCCGGGGCGTCTCGGGTCCTTCCTTGACGGCACGTTCATCAAGCTGCTGATGGCTCCGGCGAAGGTCGGCGGCCGGGCCGGGATGAAGTTCCTGAACGTCGGCATGTCGATGATGACCGGCACGCTCGGCAAGCTGCTGGGCGGTCAGTTCCTGCGGGACGTGCAGACGTTCGTGGCCGCGATGGACACGATGTTCGGCGGGTTCCGCACCCGGGCGGACGCCACGTACCGGCTGCTCCAGGCCCCCGGCACGGCGTTCGTCGTGGTGGCGGCGCCGGAGCGGGACGCGCTGCGCGAGGCGGCGTACTTCGTGGAGCGCCTGGCCGCCGAGGACATGCCGCTGGCCGGTCTGGTCCTCAACCGGGTGCACGGGAGCGGGGCCGCCCGGCTGTCCGCGGAGCGGGCGCTGGCCGCCGCGGAAAATCTTGACGAGGGCCGCATTGTGGATCAGGGGGCCGGGGAGACTGGTAGTCGTGACCGCACGGCCGTCTCTCCCGAATCCCCGGCCGAGGGTCATCTCCCCGAAGAGGCAAGTGAGTTCACTCCTGAAGGAACCGGATCGCCGGAGTCCTCCGGGGTGCCTGCCGTGAAGCAGACCGCGCAGCAACTGACGGCGGGTCTGCTGCGTCTGCATGCCGAGCGCATGCAGGTGCTCTCGCGTGAGCAGCGCACACGCGACCGCTTCACGGCGCTGCATCCGGAGGTGGCGGTCACGGAGGTGCCGGCGCTGGCCGGAGACGTGCACGACCTGGCGGGGCTGCGCGCGATCGGCGACAGCCTGGCGTCGCCCGCGTCACCCGAGACGCTCTGA
- a CDS encoding NUDIX hydrolase gives MPNGQWYPPEWPDRIRALAAGELVPATPKRAATVMLLRDGTDGPAVHMLRRRTSMAFAGGAYAYPGGGVDPRDDRPVGWAGPSLETWAARLGTDDTAVAQAVVCAAVRETFEEAGVLLAGPTADTVVGDTTGDDWEADRQGLVDRDLSFAQFLERRSLVLRSDLLGAWARWITPEFEQRRYDTWFFVAALPEGQRTRDVSTEADRTAWIRPAEAIAGYDKGELLMMPPTVATLRALEPHATVADTLAAASRQSLDPVLARARLEGGDVVLSWPGHEEFTKHVSRGGPR, from the coding sequence ATGCCCAATGGTCAGTGGTACCCGCCGGAATGGCCCGACCGCATCCGCGCCCTCGCCGCGGGCGAGCTGGTGCCCGCCACCCCGAAGAGGGCCGCGACGGTGATGCTGCTGCGCGACGGCACGGACGGTCCCGCCGTCCACATGCTGCGCCGGCGCACCTCCATGGCCTTCGCCGGAGGCGCCTACGCCTACCCGGGCGGCGGAGTCGACCCGCGTGACGACCGGCCCGTGGGCTGGGCGGGGCCCTCGCTGGAGACCTGGGCCGCCCGTCTGGGCACCGACGACACGGCGGTCGCCCAGGCCGTCGTCTGCGCGGCGGTGCGCGAGACGTTCGAGGAGGCCGGCGTGCTGCTCGCGGGACCTACCGCGGACACCGTCGTCGGGGACACCACGGGCGACGACTGGGAGGCCGACCGGCAGGGCCTGGTCGACCGCGACCTGTCGTTCGCGCAGTTCCTGGAACGCCGCAGCCTGGTCCTCCGCTCCGACCTGCTCGGCGCCTGGGCCCGCTGGATCACGCCCGAGTTCGAGCAGCGCCGGTACGACACCTGGTTCTTCGTGGCCGCCCTCCCCGAGGGGCAGCGCACCCGCGACGTCTCCACCGAGGCCGACAGGACCGCGTGGATCCGCCCCGCGGAGGCGATCGCCGGTTACGACAAGGGCGAGCTGCTCATGATGCCGCCGACCGTCGCCACCCTGCGGGCCCTGGAGCCGCACGCCACCGTCGCCGACACCCTCGCCGCGGCATCCCGGCAGAGCCTCGACCCGGTCCTCGCCCGGGCGCGGCTGGAAGGCGGCGACGTGGTGCTGAGCTGGCCCGGCCACGAGGAGTTCACCAAGCACGTGTCCCGGGGAGGACCGCGATGA
- a CDS encoding DUF4177 domain-containing protein yields the protein MTKWEYATVPLLVHATKQILDTWGEDGWELVQVVPGPNNPEQLVAYLKREKQ from the coding sequence ATGACCAAGTGGGAATACGCGACCGTGCCCCTTCTCGTGCACGCGACGAAGCAGATTCTGGACACCTGGGGCGAGGACGGCTGGGAGCTCGTCCAGGTCGTGCCCGGGCCGAACAACCCCGAGCAGCTCGTGGCCTACCTGAAGCGGGAGAAGCAGTGA
- a CDS encoding Crp/Fnr family transcriptional regulator, which yields MDDVLRRAPLFAALDDEQAAELRASMSEVTLARGDALFHEGDPGDRLYVVTEGKVKLHRTSPDGRENMLAVLGPGELIGELSLFDPGPRTATATALTEVKLLGLGHGDLQPWLNVRPEVATALLRAVARRLRKTNDQMSDLVFSDVPGRVARALLDLSRRFGVQSEEGIHVVHDLTQEELAQLVGASRETVNKALADFAQRGWLRLEARAVILLDVERLAKRSR from the coding sequence GTGGACGACGTTCTGCGGCGCGCCCCGCTCTTCGCGGCGCTCGATGACGAGCAGGCCGCGGAGCTCCGCGCCTCGATGAGTGAAGTGACGCTCGCCCGTGGCGACGCGCTCTTCCACGAGGGCGACCCCGGCGACCGCCTGTACGTGGTCACCGAGGGCAAGGTCAAGCTCCACCGCACCTCGCCCGACGGACGCGAGAACATGCTCGCCGTCCTCGGCCCCGGCGAGCTGATCGGCGAGCTGTCCCTCTTCGATCCCGGTCCGCGTACCGCGACCGCCACCGCGCTGACCGAGGTGAAGCTGCTCGGCCTCGGCCACGGCGACCTCCAGCCCTGGCTGAACGTCCGCCCGGAGGTGGCCACCGCGCTGCTGCGCGCGGTCGCCCGCCGGCTGCGCAAGACCAACGACCAGATGTCCGACCTGGTCTTCTCCGACGTGCCGGGCCGGGTCGCCCGCGCGCTGCTCGACCTCTCGCGCCGCTTCGGTGTGCAGTCGGAGGAGGGCATCCACGTGGTCCACGACCTCACCCAGGAGGAGCTGGCCCAGCTCGTCGGCGCCTCCCGCGAGACCGTCAACAAGGCGCTGGCCGACTTCGCGCAGCGCGGCTGGCTGCGGCTGGAGGCCCGCGCGGTGATCCTGCTGGACGTGGAGCGCCTCGCGAAGCGCTCGCGCTGA
- a CDS encoding MarP family serine protease yields MNVLDILLLVAAVWFAVVGYRQGFVVGILSVIGFLGGGLVAVYLLPVLWGALTDDSEVSTTAAIVAVVIVIVCASVGQAFTTHLGNKLRTHITWSPARALDATGGALVNVVAMLLVAWLIGSALAGTSLPTLGKEVRGSKVLLGVSRVMPDQANTWFTDFSSVLAQNGFPQVFSPFANEPITDVQAPDPALVGSPVAARAKQSIVKVVGTAPSCGKVLEGTGFVFDERRVMTNAHVVGGVDEPTVQIGGEGRLYDAKVVLYDWERDIAVLDVPDLKARPLQFAGEDARTGDSAIVAGFPENGAYDVRSARVRGRINANGPDIYHRGTVRRDVYSLFATVRQGNSGGPLLTTDGKVYGVIFARSLDDANTGYALTVDEIREDIAQGRSANQQVDSEGCAL; encoded by the coding sequence GTGAACGTGCTGGACATCCTGTTGCTGGTCGCCGCTGTCTGGTTCGCGGTCGTCGGCTACCGCCAGGGCTTCGTCGTCGGCATCCTCTCGGTGATCGGGTTCCTCGGCGGCGGCCTGGTCGCCGTCTACCTCCTCCCCGTGCTGTGGGGAGCGCTGACCGACGACTCCGAGGTCTCCACGACGGCGGCGATCGTCGCGGTCGTCATCGTGATCGTCTGTGCCTCCGTCGGCCAGGCCTTCACCACCCACCTCGGCAACAAGCTGCGCACCCACATCACCTGGTCGCCCGCCCGCGCCCTGGACGCCACCGGTGGCGCCCTGGTCAACGTCGTCGCGATGCTGCTCGTCGCCTGGCTCATCGGCTCCGCGCTCGCCGGCACCTCGCTGCCCACCCTCGGCAAGGAGGTCCGCGGCTCCAAGGTGCTGCTCGGCGTCTCCCGGGTGATGCCCGATCAGGCGAACACCTGGTTCACGGACTTCTCCTCCGTCCTCGCGCAGAACGGATTCCCCCAGGTCTTCAGTCCGTTCGCCAACGAGCCCATCACCGACGTCCAGGCGCCCGACCCCGCCCTCGTCGGCAGCCCCGTCGCCGCCCGCGCCAAGCAGTCCATCGTGAAGGTGGTCGGCACGGCGCCCAGCTGCGGCAAGGTCCTCGAAGGCACCGGCTTCGTCTTCGACGAGCGCCGGGTGATGACCAACGCCCATGTCGTCGGAGGGGTGGACGAGCCCACCGTCCAGATAGGCGGCGAGGGCAGGCTCTACGACGCCAAGGTCGTGCTCTACGACTGGGAGCGGGACATCGCCGTGCTGGACGTCCCCGACCTCAAGGCCCGCCCGCTCCAGTTCGCCGGCGAGGACGCCCGCACCGGGGACAGCGCGATCGTGGCCGGCTTCCCGGAGAACGGCGCCTACGACGTCCGCTCGGCCCGCGTCCGCGGCCGCATCAACGCCAACGGGCCCGACATCTACCACCGGGGCACCGTCCGCCGCGACGTGTACTCGCTCTTCGCGACGGTCCGCCAGGGCAACTCGGGCGGCCCGCTGCTCACCACCGACGGCAAGGTCTACGGCGTCATCTTCGCCCGCTCCCTCGACGACGCGAACACCGGCTACGCCCTCACCGTGGACGAGATCCGCGAGGACATCGCCCAGGGCCGGTCGGCCAACCAGCAGGTCGACAGCGAGGGATGCGCCCTGTAG
- a CDS encoding RidA family protein: MSGDVDRRLAELGLTLPEVVPPLAAYQPAVISGAYVFTAGQLPMVEGKLPVTGKVGAEVTPEEAKGLARTCALNALAAVKSVAGDLDRIARVVKVTGFVASAADFTGQPAVLNGASELLGEVLGDKGVHARSAVGVAVLPLDAPVEVEIQVELVQD; encoded by the coding sequence GTGAGCGGCGACGTCGACCGCCGGCTCGCCGAGCTGGGCCTGACGCTCCCCGAGGTCGTACCGCCGCTCGCCGCCTACCAGCCGGCCGTGATCTCCGGCGCGTACGTCTTCACCGCGGGACAGCTCCCGATGGTGGAGGGCAAGCTTCCGGTGACCGGCAAGGTCGGCGCCGAGGTCACCCCCGAGGAGGCCAAGGGCCTGGCGCGCACCTGCGCGCTCAACGCGCTCGCCGCCGTGAAGTCCGTCGCCGGCGATCTCGACCGCATCGCGCGCGTCGTGAAGGTCACCGGCTTCGTGGCCTCGGCCGCCGACTTCACCGGCCAGCCCGCCGTGCTGAACGGCGCGAGCGAGCTGCTGGGCGAGGTCCTCGGCGACAAGGGTGTGCACGCCCGCAGCGCGGTGGGTGTCGCGGTGCTGCCGCTGGACGCCCCGGTCGAGGTCGAGATCCAGGTGGAGCTCGTCCAGGACTGA
- a CDS encoding prohibitin family protein, translating into MFVLFVILVIAAAVMYFVARAGDNKGLKLGALGALVAGLFAGVSSCVHVVSAYEVGVPVTFGKVGSPMTSGVNLTSPFTDVTTFSTRPVDLNLSDKDVVEVRSSQGGVMYAEITVKWAVTPAKAVELYRLAGSEDAIQQRLVFPDSREIVRNVFARHTSEEGYTSAREKINTEIGDLIRERLAPRGIAVTTVNLRNVKPSEKLQEQIDRKIQQEQATERATEAARTAKAEAERRRIEAEGIAKANRILTDSLTDKVLANQCIEAFKEAAAKQPVYAVPCGGGTGNPLIVDGTKN; encoded by the coding sequence GTGTTCGTCCTGTTCGTCATACTCGTCATCGCCGCGGCGGTGATGTACTTCGTGGCCCGCGCGGGCGACAACAAGGGCCTCAAGCTGGGCGCCCTGGGGGCGCTCGTCGCCGGGCTGTTCGCGGGCGTGTCGAGCTGCGTCCATGTGGTCAGCGCCTACGAGGTCGGCGTGCCCGTCACCTTCGGCAAGGTCGGCTCGCCGATGACCTCGGGGGTCAACCTCACCTCGCCGTTCACCGACGTCACCACGTTCTCCACGCGCCCTGTGGACCTCAACCTCTCCGACAAGGACGTCGTCGAGGTCCGCTCCTCGCAGGGCGGCGTCATGTACGCCGAGATCACCGTGAAGTGGGCGGTCACCCCGGCGAAGGCCGTGGAGCTGTACCGGCTGGCGGGCAGTGAGGACGCGATCCAGCAGCGCCTGGTCTTCCCGGACAGCCGGGAGATCGTCCGCAACGTCTTCGCGCGGCACACCAGCGAGGAGGGCTACACCTCCGCCCGGGAGAAGATCAACACCGAGATCGGCGATCTGATCCGGGAGCGCCTGGCACCCCGCGGCATCGCCGTGACGACCGTCAACCTGCGCAACGTGAAGCCCTCGGAGAAGCTCCAGGAGCAGATCGACCGCAAGATTCAGCAGGAGCAGGCGACCGAACGGGCGACCGAGGCGGCCCGCACGGCGAAGGCCGAGGCCGAGCGCCGGCGCATCGAGGCCGAGGGCATCGCGAAGGCGAACCGCATCCTGACCGACTCGCTGACGGACAAGGTCCTCGCGAACCAGTGCATCGAGGCGTTCAAGGAGGCCGCGGCCAAGCAGCCGGTCTACGCGGTCCCGTGCGGCGGGGGGACGGGCAATCCGCTGATCGTGGACGGCACGAAGAACTGA